One window of the Onychostoma macrolepis isolate SWU-2019 chromosome 21, ASM1243209v1, whole genome shotgun sequence genome contains the following:
- the LOC131528386 gene encoding urokinase plasminogen activator surface receptor-like, whose product NVQLNCSYHSCVLVNSTTLKVKSCAPSVCPSGSVNLGIGRVSSVCCNTDLCNAQDAPDLSNNAPNGKKCYYCDGQSCSNTVSCSGSECNSLGGQPTPVKGCASKSICDAPNLIPTVDGVSCCEGNLCNGAQSVTQSFLFLCCSLLSFILLH is encoded by the exons aatgttcagttgaACTGCTCGTATCACTCATGTGTTTTAGTCAACAGTACTACATTGAAGGTTAAAAGCTGTgctccatctgtctgtccaaGTGGATCCGTCAACCTTGGCATTGGACGAGTCTCTTCTGTGTGCTGTAACACAGATCTCTGTAATGCCCAAGATGCTCCAG ATCTCAGCAATAACGCTCCCAATGGAAAGAAATGTTATTACTGTGATGGACAGAGCTGCTCAAACACAGTGAGCTGTTCAGGGAGTGAATGCAACAG TTTGGGAGGTCAGCCAACGCCTGTTAAAGGTTGTGCCTC gaaatctATTTGCGATGCCCCAAACTTGATTCCTACTGTGGATGGTGTCTCATGCTGTGAGGGGAACCTGTGTAACGGTGCTCAGAGCGTCACTCAGAGCTTCCTGTTCCTCTGCTGTTCTCTGCTCTCCTTCATCCTGCTGCACTGA
- the LOC131528538 gene encoding urokinase plasminogen activator surface receptor-like: MDLQISVFLLFVLFTAGNGTIITAKSCALPNGCPSGSINLGIGKIASTCCNTNLCNSLDAPDPAIVPNGKKCYYCDGQSCSNTLSCSGSEESCFAATGKFESQPIAVKGCVSTSICNFVSIIGAFVDGVSCCSGNLCNSAKSVTQSFLFLCCSLLSFILLH, from the exons ATGGATCTGCAAATCTCAGTTTTTCTTCTGTTCGTTCTTTTCACTGCAG GCAATGGAACTATAATAACGGCTAAGAGTTGTGCTTTACCAAATGGCTGTCCAAGTGGATCCATCAACCTTGGCATTGGAAAGATCGCTTCTACCTGCTGTAACACGAATCTCTGTAACTCCCTAGATGCTCCAG ATCCCGCTATTGTCCCCAATGGAAAGAAATGTTACTATTGTGATGGACAGAGCTGCTCAAACACACTGAGCTGTTCAGGGAGTGAAGAAAGCTGCTTTGCGGCAACAG GGAAATTCGAAAGCCAGCCAATAGCTGTAAAAGGCTGTGTCTCTACATCTATTTGTAATTTTGTCTCAATAATTGGTGCATTTGTTGATGGCGTGTCATGTTGTTCAGGGAACCTGTGTAACAGTGCTAAAAGTGTCACTCAGAGCTTCCTGTTCCTCTGCTGTTCTCTGCTCTCCTTCATCCTGCTGCACTGA